A DNA window from Ancylothrix sp. D3o contains the following coding sequences:
- a CDS encoding sigma factor-like helix-turn-helix DNA-binding protein, with the protein MRTPNLPESNHPIIKSLFHFSDADLLTLFQRHPEQGKYFTAIFCRYSPIVYMLISQACKSPVQAEYLYAKTWRHIFYEFGSLDLRVSDEPGGSVLTLQNWLINTTAVCVNGMDLPPVESIQYNVEIASPPLWCYLQQALDLLPPLQRIIVLMSQTFGWSESRIAAYLQAEGEEISPAEVRQLLEDGCRRIQDTLPADIHTIYLDQPVGVI; encoded by the coding sequence GTGCGAACACCTAATTTACCAGAAAGCAACCACCCGATCATTAAATCGCTTTTTCATTTCAGCGATGCTGACTTGCTGACCTTATTTCAGCGTCACCCGGAGCAAGGAAAGTATTTTACAGCGATTTTTTGCCGGTACAGTCCAATTGTCTATATGTTAATTTCTCAAGCTTGTAAGTCGCCGGTGCAAGCAGAATACCTCTACGCTAAGACTTGGCGGCATATTTTTTATGAATTTGGCTCTTTAGATTTACGCGTTTCTGATGAGCCTGGGGGTTCGGTTTTGACGCTGCAAAATTGGTTAATTAATACGACGGCTGTCTGCGTCAATGGCATGGACTTACCGCCGGTGGAATCTATTCAATATAATGTCGAAATTGCTTCGCCCCCGTTGTGGTGTTATTTACAGCAAGCCCTTGATTTACTTCCCCCTTTGCAGCGGATTATTGTTTTAATGTCTCAAACCTTTGGCTGGAGTGAATCTCGCATTGCCGCTTACCTACAAGCCGAAGGAGAAGAAATTTCTCCGGCTGAAGTACGGCAGTTGTTGGAAGACGGTTGTAGGCGTATTCAAGATACCTTACCTGCTGATATTCATACAATATATTTAGACCAACCGGTGGGGGTTATCTAA
- a CDS encoding DUF4157 domain-containing protein codes for MQKLRKIWIGSVLISLSVFVLGVYYPLANKNSEVEKDYSLESLTLTPNPKVPKKFSESAWGNVGAGGYQAAAQWMAANNTKSRKLDDWQKYYLRPHFGDLVDQVDVIYNATLPDEWVAASFRVDLSKSNAQVYGNKIYISGPYKPRDDRQLILLAHELVHVRQYHELGSLDKFGYQYFKEYERAGQVYKHNRMEQEAFKFERIFAIWLIQQRARYPQQ; via the coding sequence ATGCAAAAATTGCGAAAAATTTGGATAGGAAGTGTCTTAATTAGCTTATCGGTTTTTGTCTTGGGGGTTTACTATCCCCTCGCCAACAAAAACAGCGAAGTTGAAAAAGACTACTCCCTCGAAAGCCTCACCCTAACTCCAAACCCCAAAGTTCCAAAAAAGTTTTCTGAGTCTGCTTGGGGTAATGTGGGTGCCGGTGGCTACCAAGCAGCAGCGCAGTGGATGGCTGCCAATAATACCAAAAGCAGAAAACTCGATGATTGGCAAAAATACTATCTCCGCCCTCATTTTGGCGATTTGGTAGATCAAGTTGATGTGATTTATAATGCTACTCTACCCGATGAATGGGTGGCTGCCAGCTTTCGCGTCGATTTGAGCAAGTCTAACGCTCAAGTTTATGGTAACAAAATTTATATTAGCGGCCCCTACAAACCCCGCGATGACCGGCAGCTTATTTTACTCGCCCATGAATTAGTTCATGTGCGCCAGTATCACGAGTTGGGGAGTTTAGATAAGTTTGGCTATCAGTATTTTAAAGAATATGAACGGGCTGGGCAAGTTTATAAACATAATCGCATGGAACAAGAAGCTTTTAAGTTTGAACGGATCTTTGCTATCTGGTTAATTCAGCAAAGGGCTCGTTATCCCCAACAGTAG
- a CDS encoding cell wall metabolism sensor histidine kinase WalK — MFQTTRRRLALWYTAVTAVLLLLFATGVYLYVRTTLIERIDDTLNHVVEVVERSLVIEPLNAGRAEQGKLRINIEASFRDNTQTLEDDHIDLEWFSPTGDLLWTTLAVAGTSELYPNRAGKTVQLPNGQLLRQVTERIEINRQVLGYLRASHPWFEVTKPSRQLIADLSIGISLMVISVAFIGWLLSGLAIEPVRESYQRLKQFTADASHELRNPIAIIQTNVQVALSDPEIDSQNRQQWQIIERLTRRLGRLVDDLLFLARQDSGNINQTREEVPLDALLMEVIEEQLLSAKEKNVNLHLDIKDPPLLILNKLQIANLPGNAFIVKGDWDQLARLFTNLVNNALQHTPAGGKILIELESTPARNSNNLYLHIKITDTGTGIPSEALPHLFNRFYRADPARSHSSAAGSGLGLAIAGAIVENHHGQIRIESQLKKGTTVSVILPSTKFDETWLNV, encoded by the coding sequence ATGTTTCAAACCACACGCCGGCGTTTAGCCCTTTGGTACACAGCCGTGACGGCTGTATTGCTGTTGTTATTTGCCACCGGCGTATATTTATACGTCCGAACCACCTTGATTGAAAGGATAGACGACACCTTAAACCACGTTGTGGAAGTGGTAGAACGTTCTCTCGTTATTGAACCGTTGAATGCGGGAAGGGCAGAGCAAGGAAAACTGCGAATAAATATAGAAGCAAGTTTTCGAGACAATACCCAAACTTTAGAAGACGACCACATCGACTTAGAATGGTTTAGTCCCACCGGCGATTTATTGTGGACAACTTTAGCGGTTGCCGGTACAAGTGAACTGTATCCAAATCGGGCGGGAAAAACAGTACAACTTCCCAACGGACAACTGCTGCGGCAAGTTACAGAACGAATCGAAATCAACCGGCAAGTTTTAGGATATTTAAGAGCCAGTCATCCTTGGTTTGAAGTTACAAAACCCAGCCGGCAGTTAATTGCTGACCTCAGCATCGGCATTAGTTTAATGGTGATTTCAGTAGCTTTTATTGGCTGGTTATTATCGGGGTTGGCGATAGAGCCGGTGCGAGAATCGTACCAAAGACTCAAACAATTTACCGCCGACGCCTCCCACGAATTGAGAAACCCGATAGCGATTATCCAAACTAATGTTCAAGTTGCTTTATCTGACCCAGAAATTGACAGCCAAAACCGGCAACAATGGCAAATTATCGAACGGCTGACGCGAAGATTAGGCCGGCTTGTGGATGACTTGCTGTTTTTAGCCAGACAAGACAGCGGGAATATTAATCAAACGCGGGAAGAAGTTCCGCTTGATGCTTTACTGATGGAAGTGATCGAAGAACAACTGCTCAGCGCTAAGGAAAAAAACGTCAATTTACATTTGGATATTAAAGACCCGCCGCTACTAATCCTTAATAAGCTGCAAATTGCTAATCTGCCGGGAAATGCCTTCATCGTAAAAGGAGATTGGGATCAACTGGCGAGACTTTTTACGAATTTAGTAAATAATGCCCTGCAACATACTCCTGCCGGTGGAAAAATTTTGATTGAATTGGAAAGTACCCCGGCCAGAAACAGCAATAATCTTTACCTGCACATCAAAATTACAGACACCGGCACCGGCATTCCTTCGGAAGCTTTGCCCCATTTATTCAATCGCTTTTACCGAGCCGATCCTGCCCGCAGCCATAGCAGTGCGGCTGGTTCTGGGTTAGGATTAGCTATAGCCGGTGCGATAGTCGAAAATCATCACGGACAAATTCGCATCGAAAGCCAACTTAAAAAAGGCACTACTGTTAGCGTTATTCTTCCCAGCACTAAATTTGATGAAACCTGGTTAAATGTCTAA